The proteins below come from a single Paludibacter jiangxiensis genomic window:
- a CDS encoding polysaccharide biosynthesis/export family protein, whose amino-acid sequence MSKPIFKRILLALIAVVTGSWLLVSCITYKDVNYLQQPNPDVIRYKDSVCFEDYKLQPGDRLSIVVHSLNEETNKLFQGSENMDGASGGGSASDLFTYRVDENGELLFPYVGKVKAMDKTLRDVKDELESRTKNQFGNCYVRVNLANAFFSVIGEGGNGRYPLIKEKLNIFEALAISGDLNSLANRKQIKILRQTQFGTVVKTFDVRSKDIMHTDFYYIQPNDVIYVQKLPSHFFGVTSWSSLLGTVSTTISLLLLGISISKYF is encoded by the coding sequence TTGTCAAAACCTATATTCAAACGGATTTTGTTGGCATTGATTGCTGTTGTTACCGGCAGTTGGCTTTTGGTGTCTTGTATTACTTACAAAGACGTTAATTATTTACAGCAGCCGAATCCGGATGTTATCAGGTATAAAGATTCTGTGTGTTTTGAAGATTATAAGTTGCAGCCGGGCGACCGTCTGAGTATTGTAGTTCATTCTCTCAACGAAGAAACCAACAAACTTTTTCAGGGCAGCGAAAACATGGATGGTGCCTCAGGCGGTGGATCAGCCAGTGATTTATTTACTTATCGAGTCGATGAAAATGGCGAACTTCTATTTCCTTATGTGGGGAAGGTGAAAGCCATGGACAAAACCTTGCGGGACGTTAAAGACGAATTAGAAAGCCGGACAAAGAACCAATTCGGCAACTGTTACGTAAGGGTTAACCTTGCCAATGCTTTCTTTAGCGTTATTGGCGAAGGCGGCAACGGGCGTTATCCTCTCATAAAAGAAAAACTGAATATCTTTGAAGCTCTGGCGATATCCGGCGATTTAAATTCATTGGCCAACAGGAAGCAAATAAAAATATTGCGCCAGACACAATTTGGAACTGTAGTAAAAACTTTTGACGTAAGGAGCAAGGATATTATGCACACGGATTTTTACTATATCCAGCCAAATGATGTGATTTACGTGCAAAAACTTCCATCTCACTTTTTCGGTGTAACATCCTGGTCATCATTGCTAGGAACCGTCTCTACGACAATCTCTCTGCTGTTGTTGGGTATAAGTATTTCTAAATATTTTTAA
- a CDS encoding nucleotide sugar dehydrogenase, whose protein sequence is MELNLEKTHIAVIGLGYVGLPLAIEFGKKYDVIGFDINTSRVDELSRCEDHTREANIDDLKQASELKRTGSAIGLSFSSNIKDLSGANVFIVTVPTPIDAFNNPDLTPLIKASGTVGNVLKKGDVVIYESTVYPGCTEEDCVPVLEKQSGLKFNIDFFCGYSPERINPGDKVNTLTKIRKITSGSTPEVADFVDALYGSIIEAGTHKAPNLKVAEAAKAIENAQRDVNISFVNELALIFDRVGIDTADVIEAAGTKWNFLKYKPGLVGGHCIGVDPYYLAHKSKALGYDPQVILSGRRVNNSIATFIANKVLKLMIQKDHKIKHSRALILGFTFKENCPDVRNTKVIDIYKELKEFGLIVDVYDPWANAQEVKREYDLDLLSELDPSIPYEAIVVAVEHREFKDIDYKKYKDSGAVIYDVKGFVDRSLVDARL, encoded by the coding sequence ATGGAATTAAACTTGGAGAAAACGCATATTGCTGTTATTGGCCTGGGATATGTGGGGTTGCCATTGGCAATTGAATTTGGCAAAAAATACGATGTTATTGGATTTGACATCAATACCAGCCGGGTTGACGAACTTAGCAGATGCGAAGATCATACCCGGGAAGCCAATATTGACGATTTGAAACAAGCATCCGAATTGAAAAGAACAGGAAGCGCCATCGGATTATCTTTCAGTTCTAATATTAAAGATCTCAGCGGTGCTAACGTATTCATAGTGACAGTTCCGACTCCGATCGATGCATTTAATAATCCGGACTTAACGCCATTGATCAAAGCCAGCGGCACGGTGGGAAATGTCCTGAAAAAAGGCGATGTGGTTATTTATGAATCAACGGTATATCCCGGATGCACAGAAGAAGACTGTGTGCCGGTATTAGAAAAACAATCGGGGCTAAAATTCAATATTGATTTCTTTTGCGGTTATTCTCCTGAAAGAATTAATCCGGGAGATAAAGTGAATACGCTGACAAAGATAAGAAAGATAACCTCAGGCTCTACTCCCGAAGTGGCTGACTTTGTTGACGCACTTTACGGTTCCATTATTGAAGCCGGAACTCATAAAGCTCCTAATCTGAAAGTGGCAGAAGCTGCAAAGGCAATAGAAAATGCACAACGTGACGTAAATATCTCGTTTGTGAATGAATTGGCTTTGATTTTTGACCGTGTTGGCATTGATACTGCCGACGTGATTGAAGCGGCAGGCACAAAATGGAACTTTCTGAAATACAAACCGGGACTGGTAGGTGGCCATTGCATTGGAGTTGATCCGTATTACCTTGCGCATAAATCAAAAGCACTCGGCTACGATCCTCAGGTCATATTGTCAGGCCGCCGGGTGAACAATAGCATAGCTACGTTTATTGCCAACAAAGTGCTCAAACTGATGATTCAGAAAGATCATAAGATTAAGCATTCACGAGCATTGATTCTTGGTTTTACTTTTAAGGAAAATTGCCCTGATGTTAGAAATACCAAAGTTATTGATATTTATAAAGAACTAAAAGAGTTCGGATTAATCGTTGATGTTTACGATCCATGGGCAAACGCGCAGGAAGTAAAACGTGAATACGACCTGGATTTGTTGTCAGAGTTAGATCCGTCAATTCCTTACGAAGCAATTGTAGTTGCCGTGGAACATCGCGAATTCAAGGATATTGATTATAAAAAATACAAAGACTCAGGAGCTGTTATTTACGACGTCAAAGGTTTTGTGGACAGGAGCTTAGTGGATGCTCGTTTGTAA
- the ung gene encoding uracil-DNA glycosylase, which yields MEVRIEDSWKQKLAPEFDKPYFGELTHFVKNEYTSGRVYPPAKLIFNAFDLCPFDNVKVVIIGQDPYHGPGQAHGLCFSVPEGIDFPPSLVNIFKEINDDLHVEIPQSGNLERWAKQGVLLLNATLTVKAHQAGSHQNKGWEQFTDAAIRVLNEEKEHLVFLLWGSYAQRKGEFIDRKRHLVLQSPHPSPLSAYRGFFGNGHFSKANSYLAENGLEPINW from the coding sequence TTGATAAACCTTATTTCGGAGAGTTGACTCATTTTGTAAAGAATGAATACACCAGCGGACGTGTTTATCCTCCGGCAAAACTTATCTTCAACGCGTTTGATTTATGTCCATTCGATAACGTAAAAGTGGTTATAATAGGGCAGGATCCATACCATGGTCCCGGACAGGCGCATGGCCTTTGTTTCTCAGTTCCCGAAGGCATTGACTTTCCTCCATCTCTGGTGAACATATTCAAAGAAATCAACGACGATTTGCACGTAGAAATACCTCAAAGCGGCAATCTGGAACGTTGGGCTAAACAAGGTGTTTTATTGCTGAATGCAACGTTGACGGTGAAAGCGCATCAGGCAGGATCTCATCAGAATAAAGGCTGGGAACAATTTACAGATGCAGCCATACGCGTTTTGAATGAAGAAAAAGAACATTTGGTGTTCTTGCTATGGGGTTCTTACGCGCAACGCAAAGGTGAATTTATAGACCGTAAACGTCACCTTGTACTTCAGTCTCCGCATCCATCTCCCTTGTCAGCTTATCGGGGCTTTTTCGGGAACGGTCATTTCAGTAAGGCGAATTCATATCTGGCAGAGAATGGGTTAGAACCCATTAATTGGTAA
- a CDS encoding polysaccharide biosynthesis tyrosine autokinase: METNNNNQYQNYPLSNSDMEEDESGFDIIEWLFKILRHWYLFVIALAISLSISFIANRTWKPSYQVSARVILGGGQASASQQMVMQGVNLNMAYKNNDNQMIMFTSNDLVERAINKINANVDYYTTGHFKVSNLYGYAPIEIKGDNISDAVSGLEFDFRDIDGVTYEIAHQKDKQLDELRYTGRYGSLLNTPYFSVVVNKTDNFEPRKKINFAFLSNAYLIDYFTPRISLSFVTQNSTVLAVSLVGTVYQRDIDFLNALCDEFLLDNLNRKNEEANRTISFIDKQLSDISDSLRTSESHLQHFRKANQILDLNAYGSTILGHLTSYDEKRLQYNLKESYLNYLADYIKKNVNNQELLTPSSLGIVDPVLTGLLTQYNETIRKLLQTTPQNPFYAKYQEELNKLKGSLTDALRNVRAAFSIEKKDIDTQSRKASGQLATLPDIETQMNSFERQFKMNDTYYTYLLQKRAEAQIQRASNVPDNTILERARMISITNGGDKKKSMMMALALGLIIPLLIIILKEYLKTKVMDKRDIEKLSPFPYIGSLPHATHDDATITVLKRPKSAIAEAYRMVRTRIKFVSRQMDASCVIVTSTESGDGKTHFCLNYASMCAMTGEPTILVDMDLRKPSVSKRLSLENETGITNCMLGQVSLDDAIIKKSPEINFDLLLAGTIPPNPGEMIRSPKLLELINELKMRYHYVIIDTSPVGIVSDAYPLAPISDCVIYITRSRKTNKKFFKSVINQLKTDRMQHVGVVLNDIDANTGGYGYNYSYQRYGYGTYGNNPVTKDYIKDYYEEE; encoded by the coding sequence ATGGAAACGAATAACAATAATCAATATCAAAACTATCCACTTTCTAACAGTGATATGGAAGAAGACGAATCCGGGTTCGACATCATTGAGTGGTTGTTTAAGATTCTGCGTCATTGGTATTTGTTTGTCATTGCGTTAGCCATAAGTTTGAGTATTTCTTTTATTGCAAACCGAACATGGAAACCATCTTATCAGGTGAGTGCTCGTGTGATTTTAGGGGGAGGTCAGGCATCAGCGTCACAACAAATGGTGATGCAGGGTGTTAATCTAAATATGGCGTATAAAAACAATGATAACCAAATGATTATGTTTACGTCTAATGATTTGGTTGAACGGGCGATTAATAAAATAAACGCGAATGTTGATTACTATACAACCGGGCATTTCAAGGTAAGCAACCTGTACGGATATGCTCCGATTGAAATAAAAGGAGATAATATATCGGACGCTGTATCCGGGCTGGAATTTGACTTCAGGGATATTGACGGCGTGACTTACGAGATAGCTCATCAAAAAGACAAACAACTTGATGAACTGCGCTATACCGGACGATACGGCTCGCTTTTGAATACTCCTTATTTTTCTGTTGTTGTCAACAAAACGGATAATTTTGAACCTCGGAAGAAAATCAATTTTGCGTTTCTTTCCAATGCCTATCTGATTGATTATTTCACCCCACGCATTTCCTTAAGTTTTGTTACCCAGAATTCTACGGTTTTGGCTGTATCTCTTGTGGGTACGGTGTATCAGCGCGATATCGATTTTCTGAATGCTTTGTGTGACGAATTTTTGCTGGATAACCTGAATCGTAAAAATGAAGAAGCAAACCGAACTATCTCATTTATTGATAAACAATTAAGCGATATATCAGATTCGTTGAGAACTTCGGAGAGCCATTTGCAGCATTTCAGAAAAGCCAATCAGATTCTGGATCTGAATGCATACGGTTCTACTATTTTAGGCCATCTGACATCGTATGATGAAAAACGGTTACAATATAACCTGAAAGAGTCGTACTTAAACTATCTGGCAGACTACATAAAGAAGAATGTCAATAATCAGGAGCTGTTAACGCCTTCAAGTCTTGGTATAGTGGATCCGGTGCTTACAGGTTTACTGACTCAATATAATGAAACGATTCGGAAATTGCTGCAAACCACACCTCAAAATCCTTTTTACGCCAAATATCAGGAGGAACTAAATAAGCTGAAAGGTTCTCTCACGGATGCATTGCGCAATGTACGTGCGGCTTTTTCTATAGAGAAGAAAGATATTGATACACAGTCGCGTAAAGCATCAGGGCAACTTGCGACTTTGCCTGACATCGAAACGCAGATGAATAGCTTTGAGCGTCAGTTCAAGATGAACGATACATATTACACGTATTTACTTCAAAAACGTGCCGAAGCTCAGATTCAACGTGCTTCGAATGTTCCCGATAATACCATACTGGAACGTGCCAGAATGATATCTATCACCAATGGCGGGGACAAAAAGAAAAGCATGATGATGGCTTTAGCTTTGGGGCTGATCATTCCGTTATTGATTATCATTCTGAAGGAATATCTGAAGACGAAGGTAATGGATAAGCGGGACATTGAAAAGCTTTCTCCATTCCCTTATATTGGCAGTTTGCCACATGCTACTCATGATGATGCTACTATCACGGTGCTTAAAAGACCCAAATCGGCCATTGCAGAAGCTTATCGAATGGTTCGAACCAGAATTAAGTTCGTTTCAAGACAAATGGATGCTTCATGTGTAATTGTTACTTCAACCGAATCAGGTGATGGTAAAACTCATTTTTGTCTTAATTACGCCAGCATGTGTGCCATGACGGGAGAGCCTACCATTTTGGTTGATATGGACTTACGTAAACCGTCCGTATCGAAGCGCTTGTCTCTTGAGAATGAGACTGGTATTACGAATTGTATGCTGGGGCAGGTATCATTAGACGACGCTATTATAAAGAAATCACCGGAAATCAATTTCGATTTGTTGCTGGCCGGTACGATTCCTCCGAATCCGGGAGAAATGATACGTTCACCTAAACTGCTTGAATTGATTAACGAATTGAAAATGCGCTACCATTACGTGATTATCGATACCAGTCCTGTCGGGATTGTTTCGGATGCATATCCGTTGGCACCCATTTCAGATTGTGTGATTTATATTACCAGAAGCAGAAAAACAAACAAGAAATTCTTCAAGTCGGTTATTAATCAGTTAAAAACGGATAGAATGCAACATGTCGGAGTGGTGCTAAATGACATTGACGCCAACACCGGAGGTTACGGATACAACTATAGTTACCAGCGTTACGGATATGGTACTTATGGTAATAATCCGGTGACAAAAGATTATATAAAAGACTATTACGAAGAAGAATAA
- a CDS encoding polysaccharide biosynthesis/export family protein — MERIKQIAIWSIAALLLFSLASCVTNYTTQYLQTRKNLPQYSKKEYQWYVLKPNDQIAVRVLSINEDINRLFPSSSASSGQSGNGMSYKIYADSTVDLPFISHLKIGGLTLEAANQVIEKKIKEFDKNASVVIALNNDVFYIIGEAGKGQFPIYKDKLTIFQALALAGDIRTNGDRGKIKVIRETAKGPVVKQFDIRSKSLLDSEYYYVYPNDIIYVSTAPGSFFRIESFSSLMSLVTTSVTFLVLVLNTIK; from the coding sequence ATGGAAAGAATAAAACAAATTGCTATTTGGTCGATTGCAGCTTTGCTTTTGTTTAGCCTTGCTTCGTGTGTAACAAACTACACCACACAATATCTTCAAACACGCAAAAACCTTCCTCAATACAGTAAAAAAGAGTACCAATGGTATGTCTTGAAACCGAACGACCAGATTGCAGTCCGGGTACTTTCAATAAATGAAGATATAAACCGCTTATTTCCTTCGTCGTCCGCATCGTCAGGACAATCGGGAAACGGAATGTCGTACAAAATTTATGCCGACAGCACAGTGGATTTGCCTTTTATTTCTCATTTGAAAATCGGAGGATTAACGTTGGAAGCAGCAAATCAGGTGATAGAAAAGAAAATAAAGGAGTTTGACAAGAATGCGTCTGTTGTTATTGCTCTGAATAACGATGTGTTTTATATTATTGGAGAAGCCGGCAAGGGACAATTTCCGATTTATAAAGATAAGCTAACTATATTTCAGGCGCTTGCCTTGGCTGGAGATATACGTACAAACGGAGACAGGGGCAAGATTAAGGTTATTCGTGAAACAGCGAAAGGTCCTGTGGTAAAGCAATTTGATATACGTTCAAAATCGTTACTGGATTCAGAGTATTACTATGTGTATCCGAATGATATAATCTATGTGAGTACAGCCCCGGGAAGTTTCTTCCGCATAGAGTCGTTTAGTTCTTTAATGTCGTTAGTAACAACATCTGTTACTTTTCTGGTTTTGGTACTGAATACCATTAAATAA